TTTGCTGGGAATCCGGCATCTTCCTTTTTTATTTTCTGAATAATAGTTCTTTTTTGTTCAAAAATCCGACACATTCTATCGTTATACAACAGAGAAACGCTGGTATATGGACGTTTATTAAAACAATACAAGTTTTATTCATTATCTTGCATGAACATTTAACAAAGTGAGAAATTTTACACAGTTCCTTTGTAAACGCTTTCACTTCCGTTGTTCCAATTGGGGCTATCATAAAAGCTGTAGAGGATAACAGTACTTGAAAAGGAGGCATCTTTTATGAAACACCCGCTCCATGTTACATCGGAAATCGGGGAGTTAAAGACAGTGCTTTTGCATAGGCCAGGCAAAGAAGTGGAAAACTTAACGCCTGAATGGCTGCACCGTCTGCTCTTTGATGATATTCCCTTTTTACCTGCTGTCCAGAAGGAACATGATTATTTCGCAAGTACGCTGCAGAACAGAGGGATTGAAGTTCTTTACCTGGAAACGCTGGCTGCTGAAGCTCTTCATAGTGAGGAAATCAAAACAAAGTTCGTGGAACAGATTCTTGCGGAATCAAAGGCGAATGTGAACGGATCCTACTTGACGCTGAGGGAATACCTGCTCGCGATGACACCTGACAGGCTTGTAGATAAAGTGATGTCCGGGATATTGAAGTCAGAAATTCCTTCTTCGAAAAAAAAGCATCTGTATGAAATGATGCCGGACCATTACCCGTTTTATCTCGACCCGATGCCGAATCTTTATTTCACCCGCGACCCGGCTGCTGTGATCGGCGACGGCATTACCATCAATAGAATGAGAGAAGGAGCACGGCGGCGGGAGTCAATGTTCCTTTCTTATATCATCCATCACCATCCGCGTTTTGCCAGCCACAATATTCCGATTTGGACCGACCGGGATTTTGAGTTTGCGATTGAGGGCGGGGACGAGCTGGTGCTGAGTAAGGATACTGTTGCTGTAGGCGTAAGTGCGCGTACCTCTGCCCGGGCGATTGAACGGCTGGCTGTAAATTTGTTCAAGAAACAAAAAGAAAT
The sequence above is drawn from the Bacillus marinisedimentorum genome and encodes:
- the arcA gene encoding arginine deiminase translates to MKHPLHVTSEIGELKTVLLHRPGKEVENLTPEWLHRLLFDDIPFLPAVQKEHDYFASTLQNRGIEVLYLETLAAEALHSEEIKTKFVEQILAESKANVNGSYLTLREYLLAMTPDRLVDKVMSGILKSEIPSSKKKHLYEMMPDHYPFYLDPMPNLYFTRDPAAVIGDGITINRMREGARRRESMFLSYIIHHHPRFASHNIPIWTDRDFEFAIEGGDELVLSKDTVAVGVSARTSARAIERLAVNLFKKQKEITRVMAVEIPKTRAFMHLDTVFTMVDHDKFTIHPAIEGPNGDMNIFILEKGEDEDSVTISTRTNLTETLKEVLGLDDIVLIPCGGGDEIASAREQWNDGSNTLAIAPGVVVTYDRNYVSNELLRQHGIEVIEVLSSELSRGRGGPRCMSMPIMREDL